A genome region from Colwellia sp. Arc7-D includes the following:
- the murU gene encoding N-acetylmuramate alpha-1-phosphate uridylyltransferase MurU, giving the protein MKAMILAAGRGERMRPLTDNCPKPLLTVNGLPLIVHHIKNLVAAGIKDIVINHAWLGQKIVDYLGCGQQFSANISYSEEPVALETAGGIIKALPMLVEHENDVFMVINGDIYCDFNLKQLPRLGEEFNAHLLLVNNPEHNPKGDFQLVEGVLTNPKNNHHETYTFSGIALYRKSFFKQDAATQESTLLQPVQEQQLIQPLAPMLRAGAEQGKVSASLMTNAWTDVGTPERLAKLNTI; this is encoded by the coding sequence ATGAAAGCTATGATATTAGCAGCAGGTAGAGGCGAGCGAATGCGACCACTAACTGATAACTGCCCTAAACCACTGTTAACAGTGAATGGCTTGCCGTTGATAGTGCACCATATAAAAAATTTAGTGGCGGCGGGTATCAAAGATATTGTAATTAACCATGCATGGCTAGGTCAAAAAATTGTAGATTATCTCGGTTGCGGTCAGCAATTTTCGGCGAATATAAGTTATAGCGAAGAGCCTGTAGCATTAGAAACAGCCGGTGGTATTATAAAAGCATTGCCGATGTTAGTTGAACATGAAAATGATGTTTTTATGGTGATTAATGGTGATATTTATTGCGATTTTAATCTCAAGCAATTACCACGTTTAGGTGAAGAGTTTAACGCTCATTTGTTATTGGTTAATAATCCAGAGCATAACCCTAAAGGTGACTTTCAACTTGTTGAAGGGGTATTAACTAACCCTAAAAACAACCATCATGAAACATACACTTTTAGTGGTATTGCTCTTTACAGAAAAAGTTTTTTTAAGCAAGATGCTGCAACACAAGAATCGACTTTGTTACAACCAGTTCAAGAACAACAACTTATACAACCTTTAGCACCTATGTTAAGGGCTGGGGCTGAACAAGGTAAAGTGTCAGCGAGTTTAATGACTAACGCTTGGACAGATGTTGGAACACCAGAACGTTTAGCTAAGCTAAACACTATTTAA
- the djlA gene encoding co-chaperone DjlA produces the protein MRIWGKVLGFLFGLMLSKNIFGALLGAWLGHRFDKGIGLNFNNLGGAKSDADRQAIFFYSSFSVMGFIAKANGQVTQHEIAFATAYMDKLGLQGAMRQQAQDAFRDGKTTGFPVTERLTELRSVVGNRQDLLLLFLEIQIQVAFADGSLDEDEREALHQVAQGLGYSAHELDKLLEMIIAGASFHQQGQRGGTHSFAQSGQQLENAYKVLGVTEQDSASDIKKAYRKLMSQHHPDKLVAKGLPPEMMETAKQKAQDIQAAYELINAQNK, from the coding sequence ATGCGAATTTGGGGTAAAGTTTTAGGATTTTTATTTGGCTTGATGCTGAGTAAAAATATTTTCGGTGCGTTATTGGGCGCTTGGCTCGGACATCGGTTTGATAAAGGTATAGGGCTTAATTTTAACAACTTAGGTGGTGCTAAATCGGATGCCGACCGCCAAGCAATATTTTTCTATAGCAGTTTTTCAGTTATGGGTTTTATTGCTAAGGCTAATGGGCAGGTTACCCAGCATGAAATTGCTTTTGCTACAGCTTATATGGATAAGTTGGGGTTACAAGGTGCAATGCGTCAACAAGCTCAAGATGCATTTAGAGATGGAAAAACAACAGGCTTTCCAGTTACCGAACGATTAACCGAACTAAGATCTGTCGTTGGAAATCGTCAGGATTTATTGTTACTTTTTTTAGAAATTCAAATTCAAGTGGCTTTCGCTGATGGAAGCCTAGATGAAGATGAACGAGAAGCACTGCACCAAGTTGCTCAAGGCTTAGGCTACTCTGCACATGAATTAGATAAATTATTAGAGATGATAATTGCAGGGGCTAGTTTTCATCAACAAGGGCAAAGAGGTGGAACTCATAGCTTTGCACAGTCGGGTCAGCAACTTGAAAACGCCTATAAAGTGTTAGGTGTTACAGAACAAGATTCAGCGAGTGATATTAAAAAAGCTTATCGTAAACTTATGTCGCAACATCACCCAGATAAACTGGTAGCTAAAGGCTTACCTCCTGAGATGATGGAAACGGCAAAACAAAAAGCACAAGACATTCAAGCAGCTTACGAGTTAATAAACGCACAAAATAAATAA
- a CDS encoding ABC-type zinc uptake system zinc chaperone — protein sequence MFLSVTNRRFIAIWLSAILLVLSVAAAAHSVEHIDDGVKKHCTLCFHQHQFDQVLPQQNATLDFNVQQVETIVTVEPKLALIQRVNYHSRAPPKTL from the coding sequence ATGTTCCTTTCAGTAACTAATAGGCGATTTATCGCAATATGGCTTAGCGCTATATTGTTAGTATTGTCTGTGGCTGCTGCTGCGCATAGTGTTGAACATATAGATGATGGTGTTAAAAAACACTGTACGTTGTGTTTTCATCAACATCAATTCGATCAAGTACTACCACAGCAAAACGCCACACTTGACTTTAATGTTCAGCAAGTAGAAACAATCGTTACTGTTGAACCAAAATTAGCACTAATTCAACGTGTTAATTATCATAGCCGCGCACCTCCCAAAACGCTTTAA
- a CDS encoding zinc ABC transporter substrate-binding protein: MNIFACEPEYAALAKELAPSAKIYTATTAMQDPHQVQARPSLIAKMRQADLVICAGADLEIGWLPMLQMKSANTRVRNTEDGLFFAADHVETLDQMSNVDRSMGDVHSAGNPHLHFSPQRVLDIAKALTEKLIQLDTKQSDVYQQQLSSFVNRWQLARTQWQSKVATLQGMKVIAYHSTFRYLFDFTGIDSVADLEPKPGLPPTSSHLASLLKLANQGDISAIVVASYQDQRGANWLAEKSNLPVVVLPLSVGGNQQSDDLFSLYDSALDLLIKVNHPKK; this comes from the coding sequence ATGAATATTTTTGCATGTGAGCCAGAGTATGCTGCTTTAGCAAAAGAGCTTGCTCCCTCAGCGAAAATTTATACTGCAACAACCGCTATGCAAGATCCACATCAAGTACAAGCGCGACCTAGCCTGATTGCTAAAATGCGCCAAGCAGATCTTGTGATCTGTGCTGGGGCTGATTTAGAGATAGGTTGGTTACCTATGTTGCAAATGAAATCGGCTAATACTCGAGTACGTAACACAGAAGATGGCTTATTTTTTGCCGCTGATCATGTCGAAACGTTAGACCAAATGAGTAATGTTGATCGCAGCATGGGTGATGTTCATAGTGCTGGAAATCCACATTTACATTTTTCACCACAGCGTGTTCTCGACATTGCGAAGGCACTAACAGAGAAGTTAATTCAGCTAGATACAAAGCAAAGCGATGTGTATCAGCAGCAGTTATCAAGCTTTGTGAATCGTTGGCAATTGGCGAGGACACAATGGCAGTCAAAAGTGGCGACGTTGCAGGGCATGAAAGTTATTGCCTATCACTCAACATTTCGTTATTTATTTGATTTTACAGGTATTGATTCTGTTGCTGATTTAGAGCCCAAACCGGGATTGCCGCCAACAAGTAGCCACCTTGCAAGTTTGTTAAAACTAGCTAACCAAGGTGATATATCGGCAATCGTTGTGGCTTCTTACCAAGATCAACGTGGAGCGAACTGGTTAGCAGAAAAATCGAATTTACCTGTTGTTGTGCTACCTTTATCGGTCGGTGGTAATCAGCAAAGTGATGATTTATTCAGCTTGTATGACAGTGCTTTAGACCTATTAATTAAAGTAAATCACCCTAAAAAATAG